From Pagrus major chromosome 18, Pma_NU_1.0, a single genomic window includes:
- the pdzd11 gene encoding PDZ domain-containing protein 11: protein MDQKIPYDDYQLPVVFLPTYENPPAWIPTQERVHHPDYNNELTQFLPRTIVLKKPPGAQLGFNIRGGKASQLGIFISKVVPDSDAHRAGLQEGDQVLCVNEVDFQDIEHSRAVEILKTAREILMRVRFFPYNYQRQKERTVH from the exons ATGGATCAGAAAATCCCTTATGATGACTACCAGCTCCCAGTGGTCTTCCTGCCTACTTATGAGAACCCACCAGCATGGATACCTACACAGGAG CGGGTTCATCACCCTGACTACAACAATGAGCTCACCCAGTTTTTACCTCGCACCATCGTGTTGAAGAAACCTCCAGGAGCACAGCTGGGCTTCAACATCCGCGGGGGAAAGGCATCACAACTGGGAATCTTCATAtccaag GTGGTCCCAGACTCGGATGCCCATAGAGCAGGACTACAGGAGGGCGACCAGGTTCTCTGTGTGAATGAGGTGGATTTCCAAGACATAGAGCACTCCAGA gcTGTAGAGATTCTGAAGACTGCGCGAGAAATACTGATGAGGGTTCGCTTCTTTCCTTACA ACTACCAAAGGCAGAAGGAGAGGACTGTACATTAG